The following are encoded together in the Acidobacteriota bacterium genome:
- a CDS encoding ATP-binding cassette domain-containing protein — MTQNGTVVRLSGVRKTFGAHTAVDDFDLAIEPGTIYGLLGPNGSGKTTTIRMMMGILLPDGGSVELFGGAPDFTRRSRVGYLPEERGVYEKMKVLDQLVFFGEIRGVPRSLARTRAEAWLERLGLSEWASKKVQALSKGMQQKVQFISTVLHDPELLILDEPFSGLDPINQDVLEEIVLEEKERGKTILFSTHLMEQAERLCERVCLISRSRKVLDDDLKELKRRERTGVVAVEFEGEAPPVATWPGVSEVEEAGDALHLTPQDDVLPDEILARVVAQGVSLRRFELLEPRLHEIFVRHAGDPGDDDAPSQTGGAS, encoded by the coding sequence ATGACTCAGAACGGAACCGTTGTACGCCTCTCCGGCGTCCGCAAGACGTTCGGCGCCCACACCGCGGTCGATGACTTCGACCTTGCGATCGAGCCCGGGACGATCTACGGCCTGCTGGGACCCAACGGCTCGGGCAAGACGACCACGATCCGCATGATGATGGGCATCCTCCTGCCCGACGGCGGCTCGGTGGAGCTCTTCGGCGGCGCCCCAGACTTCACCCGGCGCAGCCGCGTCGGCTACCTGCCCGAGGAGCGCGGCGTCTACGAGAAGATGAAGGTGCTCGACCAGCTCGTCTTCTTCGGCGAGATCCGTGGCGTCCCACGGTCCCTCGCCCGCACCCGGGCCGAGGCGTGGCTCGAGCGCCTGGGACTCAGCGAATGGGCGTCCAAGAAGGTGCAGGCGCTATCGAAGGGGATGCAGCAGAAGGTGCAGTTCATCTCCACGGTGCTCCACGATCCGGAACTGCTGATCCTGGACGAGCCGTTCAGCGGCCTCGACCCGATCAACCAGGACGTGCTGGAGGAGATCGTCCTCGAGGAGAAGGAGCGCGGCAAGACGATCCTCTTCTCGACCCACCTCATGGAGCAGGCGGAGCGGCTCTGCGAGCGGGTCTGCCTCATTTCGCGGTCGCGCAAGGTGCTCGACGACGACCTGAAGGAGTTGAAGCGGCGCGAGCGCACGGGCGTCGTGGCGGTGGAGTTCGAGGGTGAGGCTCCCCCGGTCGCCACCTGGCCCGGCGTCTCGGAGGTCGAAGAGGCCGGCGACGCGCTCCATCTGACACCTCAAGACGATGTGCTCCCAGACGAGATTCTGGCCCGGGTCGTGGCGCAGGGAGTCAGCCTGCGCAGGTTCGAGTTGCTGGAACCCCGGCTGCACGAGATCTTCGTGCGCCATGCCGGGGACCCCGGCGACGACGATGCCCCTTCGCAGACGGGAGGTGCGTCATGA
- a CDS encoding haloalkane dehalogenase, with protein MKSSRRSVVAAASLVAMALTFVAAATPAHAEEIRPGVYRTPDARFENLPGFDFEPHYLEIDGYRVHYLDEGPADGEVILLLHGEPTWAYLFRKMIPVLVEAGHRCIVPDLIGFGRSDKPASMDTHTYRFHVDAMTKLVEALDLQQATFFGQDWGSLIGLRVVAENEDRFARVVLSNAGLPVGGAAGPEDFPENSAFMRWKQRNQAMIDAGDIPTGRMLATNTGDPSIAVAYDAPFPEPAYKAGALIMPQRVPVFADDPANEANRKAWEVFESWEKPFLTAYGDRDPITRGGEVPFQRRVPGAQGQPHVKVEGAGHFIQETHGEELAGIINEFIAANPVE; from the coding sequence ATGAAGAGCTCACGGAGAAGCGTCGTCGCCGCGGCGAGCCTGGTCGCCATGGCCTTGACCTTTGTGGCGGCTGCGACACCGGCCCATGCCGAGGAGATCCGCCCCGGCGTGTACCGGACTCCGGATGCCCGGTTCGAGAACCTGCCGGGCTTCGACTTCGAGCCGCACTACCTGGAGATCGACGGTTACCGCGTTCACTACCTTGACGAGGGACCTGCCGATGGCGAAGTGATCCTGCTGCTCCACGGCGAGCCGACCTGGGCGTACCTGTTCCGGAAGATGATCCCCGTTCTCGTCGAAGCGGGACATCGCTGCATCGTGCCCGACCTGATCGGCTTCGGGCGGTCGGACAAGCCGGCGAGCATGGACACCCACACCTACAGGTTCCACGTCGACGCGATGACCAAGCTGGTCGAGGCGCTCGACCTGCAGCAGGCCACCTTCTTCGGCCAGGACTGGGGCAGCCTGATCGGCTTGCGGGTCGTGGCGGAGAACGAGGACCGCTTCGCACGGGTCGTCCTCTCAAACGCCGGTCTCCCGGTTGGCGGAGCGGCCGGCCCGGAGGACTTCCCCGAGAACAGCGCCTTCATGCGGTGGAAGCAGAGGAACCAGGCGATGATCGACGCTGGCGACATTCCCACCGGCCGTATGCTGGCGACCAACACGGGCGACCCGTCGATCGCGGTCGCCTACGACGCGCCGTTCCCCGAGCCGGCCTACAAGGCCGGGGCGCTGATCATGCCGCAGCGGGTGCCGGTCTTTGCCGACGATCCGGCCAACGAGGCCAACCGCAAGGCCTGGGAGGTGTTCGAGAGCTGGGAGAAGCCCTTCCTGACGGCCTACGGCGACCGCGACCCGATCACGCGGGGCGGCGAGGTGCCGTTCCAGAGGCGAGTCCCCGGTGCCCAGGGCCAGCCGCATGTCAAGGTCGAAGGCGCGGGCCACTTCATCCAGGAAACGCACGGCGAGGAGCTGGCGGGGATCATCAACGAGTTCATCGCCGCGAATCCGGTGGAGTAG
- a CDS encoding VOC family protein, which produces MSKWTVRALVFAVLLCVSVPVMAGDEKSDASLGLVAINVADLERSEKYYAEVLGFTRAWQYPPDSDDPIEIGLVAPGGGAGLALAHLNDDPLPEGKGRYGRIILNTANAKALAKKAEAAGSTLRWVTIPGDNPPTIVFFRDPDGYEIELYQAASQ; this is translated from the coding sequence ATGTCGAAGTGGACCGTTCGGGCCCTGGTGTTTGCGGTGTTGTTGTGCGTGAGCGTCCCGGTGATGGCGGGAGACGAGAAGTCCGACGCTTCGTTGGGGCTGGTAGCCATCAACGTGGCGGACCTTGAGCGGTCCGAGAAGTACTACGCCGAGGTGCTGGGCTTCACTCGTGCCTGGCAGTACCCGCCGGACTCGGACGATCCGATCGAGATCGGTCTGGTGGCGCCCGGCGGCGGAGCTGGCCTCGCACTGGCCCACCTGAACGACGATCCGCTCCCTGAGGGCAAGGGCCGGTACGGCCGGATCATCCTCAACACGGCGAACGCCAAGGCTCTGGCGAAGAAGGCCGAGGCGGCTGGTTCCACGCTCCGGTGGGTCACCATTCCCGGCGACAACCCGCCGACGATCGTGTTCTTCCGCGATCCGGACGGCTACGAGATCGAGCTGTACCAGGCTGCGTCGCAGTAG